Proteins encoded by one window of Candidatus Eremiobacteraceae bacterium:
- a CDS encoding TonB-dependent receptor → TADVYAINASTGAKMSGLAGSGGLDNAYSQLAAVPGVVSAIGLGWDNGTLSIRGGKFQDAAYEFDGVPVNRSFDNYPATELATLGQQELQVYTGGAPVGTSANGIAGFVNQVIRNGTYPGFAEMNFGVGGPALYNKFDIQAGGATPDRNFTYFVGLQKSSTSQRLADQFNGASLTNSAANVTLLDFKVPPGGLSAGCNPATNPNYASYTICYAQGVGPFFGPSGYILGPWTWDSPATAYDSQNVINLHFGIPHSKDAGKDDIQVLFDNSYQLTNYYNTLGDMLPAIQADCAAGGPIFANVSCTGPIITAPSGLVYQGPTGVALPASATSRIVPYAFPDCSLVCQPGINAADGQQVGQSIEKLQYQHNFGSTAYLRVYGYSFYSWWYNHGAVGTAFPFVLNQNPMYDLDTHTRGVSATFADQLNDKNLFSVDASVVHATSTRYNNSTYNTGPGSTLSELVSSANPLNGLCYNLANTAVPVSCEPGGGASRTTFGAPLPTTPAPAGFEYLVVENGNHGFLNQVVPTFTSFDINDDLQASEHLKFSLGLRLDNYQFLGSNTQGLARTFWFNAWNQVACVSTAPGSTPFFNPAGPGAACPAGTKVATMVNTPSDNKYNETEPRVAFTYSTTPNDVFRGEYAVSAQPANAAYQQYNTAQQNLPNAIAPSFYQYGFNSPSHVIPPQVAYNTDVSWEHHFNGSDVSFKLTPYLRKTKDESQNIVISFATNFASGLPIGNSTDTGVEFALTKGDFNANGFSGMLSYTHENNVTRYSPLPNGNGSLLSSINNAIKQYNGYTSACAAAPTRPICGATATGAAAAPCYTAGGAPDPGCAAGDIANPYWNAPPRGLFDLYGTYPTEQLGGFFPNANIFGSIPTGVIPNYFTAVLNFRHGKLDLTPTAVFTEGNAYGSPLVAAGIAPDLGFFCSNGQSPTLTGSTTGDPRYPYGAAGGSPFNATCFAPLGGVPDPVTHNFDSFGTFRNPSNINLGMQISYDVSPHATAQFQLINVYNRCFGGASEPWTKGAGEHICGYVGGGNGFGYGANFYNPNSTIDPGERFPYVGANGGAPFFAVFDLKFKM, encoded by the coding sequence ACCGCCGACGTCTACGCGATCAACGCCTCGACCGGCGCCAAGATGTCCGGGCTCGCCGGCTCGGGCGGGTTGGACAACGCCTACTCGCAGTTGGCCGCGGTTCCCGGCGTGGTCTCCGCGATCGGACTTGGCTGGGACAACGGCACGCTGTCGATTCGCGGCGGCAAGTTCCAAGACGCTGCCTACGAGTTCGACGGCGTTCCCGTCAACAGGTCTTTTGACAACTATCCGGCCACCGAGCTTGCTACGCTCGGCCAGCAAGAGCTACAAGTCTACACCGGCGGCGCGCCCGTCGGAACCAGCGCCAACGGCATAGCCGGATTCGTGAACCAGGTCATCCGCAACGGCACGTATCCAGGCTTTGCGGAGATGAACTTCGGGGTCGGCGGTCCCGCGCTCTACAACAAATTCGACATACAAGCGGGCGGCGCGACGCCGGATCGCAACTTCACATACTTCGTCGGCTTACAGAAATCGTCGACTTCGCAGAGGCTTGCGGATCAGTTCAACGGCGCGTCGCTGACGAACTCGGCAGCCAACGTCACACTCCTGGACTTCAAGGTGCCGCCGGGCGGTCTCAGCGCGGGCTGCAACCCCGCGACGAATCCGAACTACGCGAGCTATACGATCTGCTACGCGCAAGGCGTCGGCCCATTCTTCGGTCCGAGCGGCTACATCCTCGGGCCCTGGACATGGGATTCTCCCGCTACCGCGTACGACTCACAAAACGTCATCAACTTGCATTTCGGCATTCCACATTCCAAGGATGCCGGCAAGGACGACATCCAGGTCCTTTTCGACAACTCGTATCAGTTGACGAACTACTACAACACACTCGGCGACATGTTGCCGGCGATTCAAGCGGATTGCGCCGCGGGCGGACCGATATTCGCCAACGTCTCCTGCACCGGCCCGATCATCACGGCGCCCAGCGGCCTCGTGTATCAAGGACCGACCGGTGTTGCGCTACCTGCAAGCGCCACGTCGCGCATCGTGCCGTACGCATTCCCCGATTGCTCGCTTGTCTGCCAGCCGGGCATCAACGCGGCCGACGGACAGCAAGTGGGCCAGAGCATCGAGAAGCTCCAGTATCAGCATAACTTCGGGAGTACGGCGTACCTCCGTGTCTACGGCTACTCGTTCTATTCGTGGTGGTACAATCACGGCGCTGTCGGAACGGCGTTCCCGTTCGTCCTGAATCAGAACCCCATGTATGACCTCGACACGCACACCCGCGGTGTTTCAGCGACGTTCGCCGATCAGCTGAATGACAAAAACCTGTTCAGCGTTGACGCGTCAGTCGTTCACGCCACGAGCACGCGCTACAATAACTCGACGTATAACACGGGGCCCGGGAGCACGCTTTCGGAACTGGTCAGCTCGGCGAACCCGCTCAACGGCTTGTGCTACAACCTTGCGAATACTGCGGTGCCAGTCTCGTGCGAGCCGGGTGGAGGCGCAAGCAGAACGACGTTCGGCGCCCCGCTTCCCACCACCCCAGCACCCGCCGGCTTCGAATACCTCGTCGTAGAAAACGGCAATCACGGCTTCCTCAACCAGGTCGTGCCGACGTTCACGAGCTTCGACATCAACGATGATCTGCAGGCAAGCGAACACCTGAAGTTCAGCCTCGGCCTGCGTCTCGACAACTACCAATTCCTAGGATCAAACACTCAGGGACTCGCGCGCACGTTCTGGTTCAACGCTTGGAATCAGGTCGCGTGCGTCTCGACGGCTCCGGGTTCGACGCCGTTCTTCAATCCCGCCGGACCCGGCGCCGCGTGCCCGGCCGGAACCAAGGTCGCGACGATGGTCAACACCCCGAGCGACAACAAATACAACGAGACCGAACCGCGCGTCGCGTTCACCTACTCGACCACGCCAAACGACGTCTTCCGCGGTGAATACGCCGTAAGCGCGCAGCCGGCCAACGCCGCGTACCAGCAGTACAACACGGCGCAGCAGAACCTTCCGAACGCGATCGCGCCGTCGTTCTACCAATACGGCTTCAACTCGCCCAGCCACGTGATCCCGCCGCAGGTGGCCTACAACACCGACGTCTCATGGGAGCACCACTTCAACGGCAGTGACGTCTCGTTCAAACTGACGCCGTACCTGAGAAAGACGAAGGACGAGAGCCAAAACATCGTCATCAGCTTCGCGACGAACTTCGCTTCCGGACTGCCGATCGGCAATTCGACGGACACGGGCGTTGAGTTTGCGCTGACGAAGGGCGATTTCAACGCGAACGGCTTCTCGGGTATGCTCTCCTACACGCATGAGAACAACGTGACGCGATATTCTCCGCTGCCAAACGGCAACGGGTCGCTGCTCTCGTCGATCAACAATGCGATCAAACAATACAACGGCTACACGAGCGCGTGCGCGGCCGCCCCGACGCGGCCGATTTGCGGCGCGACCGCCACAGGAGCCGCGGCAGCTCCTTGCTATACCGCCGGCGGGGCGCCCGATCCCGGCTGCGCGGCCGGCGACATCGCAAATCCGTACTGGAACGCTCCGCCGCGCGGCCTGTTCGATCTGTACGGCACATATCCGACCGAACAGCTCGGCGGATTCTTCCCCAACGCGAACATCTTCGGGTCGATTCCTACGGGCGTCATCCCGAACTACTTCACCGCGGTGTTGAACTTCCGGCATGGCAAACTCGACCTCACCCCGACGGCCGTGTTCACGGAAGGGAACGCCTACGGTTCGCCGCTGGTCGCCGCCGGTATCGCGCCCGACTTGGGCTTCTTCTGCTCGAACGGGCAATCGCCGACGCTAACCGGATCAACGACGGGCGACCCGCGTTACCCGTACGGAGCCGCCGGCGGTTCGCCGTTTAACGCTACGTGCTTTGCTCCGCTCGGCGGTGTGCCGGATCCTGTCACACATAACTTCGACTCCTTCGGAACGTTCCGTAACCCGTCGAACATCAACCTCGGCATGCAGATCAGCTACGATGTCTCCCCACATGCCACGGCACAATTCCAGCTGATCAACGTCTACAATCGGTGCTTCGGCGGAGCGAGCGAGCCGTGGACGAAAGGCGCAGGCGAACACATCTGCGGCTACGTCGGCGGCGGCAACGGCTTCGGCTACGGAGCCAACTTCTACAATCCGAACTCGACGATCGATCCGGGCGAACGGTTCCCATACGTCGGCGCAAACGGCGGCGCGCCGTTCTTCGCCGTCTTCGATCTGAAGTTCAAGATGTAG